The following are encoded in a window of Methanobrevibacter ruminantium M1 genomic DNA:
- the hemC gene encoding hydroxymethylbilane synthase — translation MIVGTRGSKLALVQTDYIRQCLYNITGEEVEKNIIKTKGDKITNSQLYNMDSKGLFTRELDNALLDEEVDFAVHSLKDVPTELNEDLEIVAVPIRESPNEVLISNYSWSELEEGSTLGTSSLRREAFCKHHNKDFELKPIRGNVETRIEKVMDGQVDATIMAEAGLNRLGLQKYIKAKFPTDYIMPAAGQGALAVMTRKDSEHKETIRKLNHYFSHQEVLAEKTILEEIGVGCQWPIGAISGIKNNQLELKSILLDKNGEILYQKTLSGSIREAKEMGVQIGKEMIEFI, via the coding sequence ATGATTGTTGGAACTAGAGGAAGTAAATTAGCACTTGTACAAACAGATTACATAAGACAATGTTTATACAATATCACCGGAGAAGAAGTGGAAAAGAATATTATAAAGACAAAAGGGGATAAGATTACAAACTCCCAATTATATAATATGGATTCCAAAGGACTTTTTACAAGAGAACTGGACAATGCTCTTCTAGATGAAGAAGTAGACTTTGCAGTTCACAGTCTAAAGGATGTTCCTACCGAATTGAATGAAGATTTGGAGATTGTAGCAGTCCCTATAAGAGAAAGCCCTAACGAAGTGCTTATTTCTAACTACAGCTGGAGCGAGCTTGAAGAAGGCTCCACCCTTGGTACAAGCAGCCTTAGAAGAGAAGCATTCTGCAAACACCATAATAAGGACTTTGAACTTAAGCCGATCAGAGGAAATGTTGAAACCAGAATAGAAAAGGTCATGGATGGGCAAGTGGATGCAACAATCATGGCAGAAGCCGGTTTAAATAGATTAGGACTTCAAAAATACATAAAGGCCAAGTTTCCAACCGATTATATCATGCCTGCAGCAGGTCAAGGCGCCTTAGCGGTAATGACCCGAAAAGACTCAGAGCACAAGGAAACAATCAGAAAGCTAAATCACTATTTTTCCCATCAGGAAGTCTTAGCTGAAAAGACCATCCTAGAAGAGATTGGAGTAGGATGTCAATGGCCTATTGGAGCAATATCTGGAATTAAAAACAACCAATTGGAACTAAAATCCATCCTTCTTGATAAGAATGGAGAGATCCTTTACCAAAAAACCCTTAGCGGAAGCATTAGAGAGGCTAAGGAGATGGGTGTTCAAATAGGTAAGGAAATGATTGAGTTTATCTAA
- a CDS encoding Gfo/Idh/MocA family protein, with product MRTINVGVIGVGAMGYNHARVYSKLENANLVAVADVVKPTLDKVCKKYNTKGYSEIEDLLKNPEIEAVSVCVPTTFHHEVVMQAIKYGKHVLVEKPIAFTAEEAQEMIDAAKEAGVKLATGHVERFNPAVQKAKELIKNEVIGDLVAISAKRVGPFPPRIKDVGVAIDLAIHDLDVMNFLIEEPVKQVYATMSSRLDQSDFEDHAEIMVSFEEDITGILEVNWLTPYKRRQIEITGTDGIITVDYIDQSIEVYGKFAQDIQIKPVEPLSEELNSFLTKIGNDETPEITGEDGLKALKMVLAANKSSKEHSPINFR from the coding sequence TTGAGAACTATAAATGTTGGAGTTATAGGTGTAGGAGCAATGGGATATAACCATGCTCGAGTATATTCAAAATTGGAAAATGCCAATCTGGTAGCGGTGGCTGATGTAGTAAAGCCGACCCTTGATAAGGTATGCAAAAAGTACAATACAAAAGGATACTCTGAAATTGAAGACTTATTGAAAAACCCTGAAATTGAAGCTGTAAGCGTATGTGTGCCTACAACTTTCCACCACGAAGTTGTTATGCAAGCAATAAAATACGGAAAGCACGTTTTAGTTGAAAAGCCAATTGCTTTTACAGCTGAAGAAGCTCAGGAAATGATTGATGCAGCAAAGGAAGCTGGAGTAAAGCTTGCAACAGGACACGTAGAAAGATTCAATCCTGCTGTGCAGAAAGCTAAGGAACTGATTAAAAATGAAGTAATTGGTGACTTGGTAGCAATCTCAGCTAAAAGGGTAGGTCCTTTCCCACCAAGAATAAAGGATGTAGGAGTTGCAATTGACCTTGCAATTCACGACTTGGATGTTATGAACTTCCTAATTGAAGAGCCTGTAAAACAGGTCTATGCTACAATGAGCAGCAGATTGGATCAATCTGACTTTGAAGACCATGCAGAAATCATGGTAAGCTTTGAAGAGGACATTACAGGAATCCTTGAAGTAAACTGGTTAACTCCATATAAACGAAGACAAATCGAGATTACCGGAACTGATGGAATAATCACAGTAGATTATATCGACCAAAGCATTGAAGTCTATGGTAAATTTGCTCAAGACATTCAAATAAAGCCGGTAGAACCTTTAAGCGAAGAGCTAAATTCATTCCTAACTAAGATTGGAAATGATGAAACTCCAGAGATTACTGGTGAAGATGGTCTTAAAGCACTTAAGATGGTGCTTGCAGCTAATAAATCATCTAAAGAACACAGCCCAATCAATTTTAGATAA
- a CDS encoding orotate phosphoribosyltransferase-like protein: MNQELINRAQELRNHGFTTGEIADELNVSMDTARWLTLQKTEEPVETEAPVDIAINWNSLGGSATRLRYVSAALSDIALKHGDIDLVVGIATSGIPFATIMADVIEELTGTTTCVSIFHPKKHRTNPTNSDEGAISSNFGTVEGKRIVVVDDVTTSGDTIKDVIKVVKDHGGNPIVVTVLIDKSGLEEVDGVPIESLIKVSQLR; encoded by the coding sequence ATGAATCAAGAACTCATTAACAGAGCTCAAGAACTTAGAAACCACGGATTTACCACTGGTGAAATAGCTGATGAGCTTAATGTATCAATGGATACTGCAAGATGGTTGACTTTACAGAAAACAGAAGAGCCTGTGGAAACAGAAGCTCCTGTAGACATTGCAATTAACTGGAACAGCTTAGGAGGAAGCGCAACCAGACTCAGATATGTTTCAGCTGCCTTAAGTGACATTGCATTAAAGCATGGTGACATTGACCTTGTTGTAGGAATCGCAACCAGCGGAATTCCATTTGCAACAATCATGGCAGATGTAATTGAAGAATTAACCGGAACAACTACCTGCGTATCTATTTTCCACCCTAAAAAACACAGAACCAATCCAACCAACAGCGACGAAGGAGCAATAAGCAGCAATTTCGGAACTGTGGAAGGAAAAAGAATAGTTGTTGTGGATGATGTAACCACCAGCGGTGACACAATAAAAGATGTAATCAAAGTGGTTAAGGATCATGGCGGAAATCCTATCGTAGTTACTGTTTTGATTGACAAATCCGGACTTGAAGAAGTGGACGGAGTCCCAATCGAATCATTAATCAAAGTAAGTCAATTAAGGTAA
- a CDS encoding DUF169 domain-containing protein, producing MEFNIVKELNGQFDPIVLIKTDEKPEDALAPKPGRGGCVMSFVAQSIAKRKVTAFGRENITCGGVSAGFGWGTGFKTDKDKEFQATFLSLGLDSAKDKDAFLERLSYLPKPTQEMFKKGERIFSDFDTAYENIQNRPLYDEGEYVVFKPIELLEEGETPDSVIFTANTMELSAILQLNGSFRAESAHIMTPQASACQAIGAFTFEQEDSDNPIPVLSPLDFAARAHMRRLIPDDYMNLSMPWKLFLKLEELSKNSVFQTHFWDDFGNK from the coding sequence ATGGAATTTAATATTGTAAAAGAGTTAAATGGTCAATTTGACCCTATTGTACTAATTAAAACTGATGAAAAGCCAGAAGATGCTTTGGCCCCTAAGCCTGGAAGAGGAGGCTGTGTTATGTCTTTTGTTGCACAGTCCATTGCAAAGCGAAAGGTCACTGCCTTCGGCCGTGAAAACATCACCTGCGGAGGGGTATCAGCAGGATTTGGATGGGGAACTGGATTTAAGACAGATAAGGACAAGGAATTTCAAGCTACTTTTCTATCTCTTGGCCTTGATTCTGCAAAGGATAAGGATGCTTTTCTTGAAAGATTGAGCTATTTGCCAAAGCCTACTCAAGAGATGTTTAAAAAAGGAGAGAGGATATTTTCAGACTTTGACACTGCATATGAAAACATACAGAATAGGCCTTTGTATGATGAGGGAGAATATGTTGTTTTTAAGCCAATTGAGCTTCTTGAAGAGGGGGAAACTCCAGATTCAGTTATCTTTACAGCAAATACTATGGAACTGTCTGCTATCCTACAGTTGAATGGTTCATTTAGGGCTGAAAGTGCTCACATAATGACCCCTCAAGCTTCTGCATGTCAGGCTATTGGCGCATTTACTTTTGAACAAGAAGACTCTGATAATCCTATCCCTGTATTAAGCCCTCTAGACTTTGCAGCAAGGGCTCATATGAGAAGGTTGATTCCAGATGATTATATGAATCTGTCAATGCCTTGGAAATTGTTTTTAAAGTTGGAAGAACTAAGTAAAAATAGCGTTTTTCAAACCCATTTCTGGGATGATTTTGGGAATAAATAA
- a CDS encoding nicotinate phosphoribosyltransferase, translating into MIENNICLLTDSYKLTHHYLHPKGTEKIYSYLESRTGAEFNKTIFYGLQYILKKYLEGNVVSEEKVLEAERIVDAHIAPGIFNTDDWMYIAQELDGKLPVKIKAVAEGSPVNVGNVLMTVENTDKRAYWLPNYLESLLLQVWYPSTIATLSAEVKKLCNFYLDVTGSSKDNLNFMLHDFGYRGASSTESSRLAGSAHLLSFSGTDTVPSLAIPVNYYNTNEIQGFSVQATEHSVMTAMGPEGEMEQAINVVRNAHDGILSIVIDSYNYKNFLENACIKGHKLNEEINEFLKRTEGNKIVFRPDSGEPISTTIDCLEIIERGFGTHNTDKGYKIFNENIGLLWGDGLDYQKIRDILFGIKAQGWAAENLIFGMGGGLHTAVNRDTQRNAFKCSAQLRDGEWIDIFKKPLDTSKKSKKGRFKLIRNDKFEYSTVPIETEGKDQLRTVFKDGELLIDDSFEEIKKRTETYNMFPIK; encoded by the coding sequence ATGATTGAAAATAACATTTGTTTATTAACAGACAGCTATAAGCTCACCCACCACTATCTACACCCAAAGGGTACAGAGAAAATCTACTCCTATCTTGAGAGCAGAACAGGTGCTGAGTTTAACAAGACTATTTTTTACGGACTGCAATACATCCTTAAAAAATACCTAGAAGGCAATGTAGTTAGCGAAGAGAAAGTATTGGAAGCAGAAAGAATCGTAGACGCTCACATTGCTCCAGGCATTTTCAATACAGATGATTGGATGTATATAGCTCAGGAATTAGATGGAAAGCTCCCAGTTAAAATCAAGGCAGTTGCTGAAGGTTCCCCAGTAAACGTAGGCAATGTATTGATGACAGTTGAAAATACAGACAAGCGTGCTTATTGGCTGCCAAACTATCTTGAATCACTGCTTCTTCAGGTATGGTATCCATCAACCATTGCAACACTCTCTGCTGAGGTTAAAAAGCTATGCAATTTCTATCTGGATGTTACAGGCTCCTCAAAGGACAATCTTAACTTTATGTTGCATGACTTTGGCTACCGTGGTGCAAGCTCAACAGAATCATCAAGATTAGCAGGATCTGCACACCTATTAAGCTTTTCAGGCACAGACACCGTTCCATCCCTTGCAATCCCAGTTAACTATTACAATACAAATGAGATCCAAGGATTTTCAGTTCAGGCAACAGAACATAGCGTAATGACAGCAATGGGTCCAGAGGGCGAAATGGAACAGGCCATCAATGTTGTAAGAAACGCCCATGATGGCATTCTATCAATTGTAATAGACAGCTACAACTATAAGAACTTCCTTGAAAACGCCTGTATCAAAGGACACAAGCTAAACGAAGAAATCAACGAATTCCTAAAGAGAACTGAAGGAAACAAGATTGTATTCAGACCAGACAGTGGAGAGCCAATCTCAACAACAATAGACTGTCTTGAGATAATTGAAAGAGGATTCGGTACCCACAATACAGACAAAGGATACAAGATCTTCAATGAAAACATAGGCCTTCTCTGGGGTGACGGTTTAGACTATCAAAAGATAAGAGACATCCTATTTGGAATAAAAGCTCAAGGATGGGCAGCTGAAAACCTCATATTCGGTATGGGTGGCGGATTGCACACAGCAGTAAACAGAGACACTCAAAGAAATGCATTCAAGTGTTCTGCCCAGCTTAGAGATGGTGAATGGATAGACATATTCAAAAAGCCATTGGACACAAGCAAAAAGTCCAAAAAAGGAAGATTCAAGTTAATAAGAAACGATAAGTTTGAATACAGCACTGTTCCAATAGAAACTGAAGGCAAAGATCAATTAAGAACCGTATTCAAAGATGGTGAACTATTGATTGATGATAGCTTTGAAGAAATTAAAAAGAGAACAGAAACTTATAATATGTTTCCTATTAAATAA
- a CDS encoding MATE family efflux transporter produces MEESKTRFEGVESILGDPKKAIWKLSIPLIISLFITSLYSVIDAVWVSSLGADALAGVGFVSPIFIALMGIGNGLGAGATSAISKYIGEGDKKKSDNGAVHAIVITVIVSIFTTLLFLIFLRDILLSMGASNTIDYAMDYGVILVSGSILVILSNSLYGVLRGEGDGNRTMYAMLFASILNMILDPIFIYYLGLGVKGAAIATLISLLFVNLLLFYWFYIKKDTYLRPFLSNYRFDKDITVDILKVGFPASLELVNNALFAALFSLLLTVVASTDAVAVYSTGWRVVTIATTPMLAVGTALISVVAANYGARRYEDILLAHRYSMKIAVLFGFIAAIVVYVFAPQIVSIFAYTGTSMRLSSQLIAFLSVIVIYFPTMGYGVTSTFLFQGTGNGITAMFQTILRETVFTLGFAIILAVVLGYGEYGAWWGIILGELVVNTITMFWADWHVKRLIRSNN; encoded by the coding sequence ATGGAAGAGTCCAAAACTAGATTTGAAGGAGTTGAATCAATCTTAGGAGACCCTAAGAAAGCCATATGGAAATTATCAATTCCATTAATAATTTCACTATTTATCACAAGCCTCTATAGTGTCATAGATGCCGTTTGGGTGTCCTCTCTTGGTGCCGATGCATTGGCTGGTGTTGGCTTTGTAAGTCCAATATTCATTGCCCTAATGGGAATTGGGAATGGTTTGGGAGCAGGAGCAACCTCTGCAATATCCAAATACATTGGAGAGGGGGATAAGAAAAAGTCAGACAATGGTGCAGTTCATGCAATAGTAATAACCGTTATTGTATCAATATTTACTACTCTTCTTTTCCTTATATTCCTAAGGGATATTCTTCTTTCAATGGGGGCATCAAATACTATAGATTATGCAATGGATTATGGAGTCATTCTAGTTTCAGGCTCTATATTGGTTATTCTATCCAATTCATTATACGGGGTCCTTAGAGGTGAGGGAGATGGAAATAGAACTATGTATGCAATGCTATTTGCCTCTATCTTAAATATGATTCTAGATCCTATATTTATTTATTATTTGGGCTTAGGAGTTAAGGGAGCAGCTATTGCAACTCTCATTTCCCTTTTGTTTGTAAACCTTCTCTTGTTTTATTGGTTTTACATTAAAAAGGACACTTATTTAAGGCCTTTTTTAAGCAATTATAGGTTTGATAAGGATATAACAGTAGACATCTTAAAGGTAGGTTTTCCAGCAAGCTTGGAGCTTGTTAACAATGCCCTCTTTGCAGCACTTTTTTCCCTTCTTTTAACTGTTGTCGCATCAACAGATGCTGTTGCAGTTTATTCTACAGGATGGAGGGTTGTTACAATTGCAACAACTCCTATGCTTGCTGTAGGAACTGCTTTGATTTCAGTGGTAGCTGCCAATTATGGGGCTAGAAGATATGAGGACATTTTACTTGCCCATAGGTATTCAATGAAGATTGCGGTTCTATTTGGCTTTATTGCAGCGATAGTTGTCTATGTATTTGCTCCTCAGATTGTTTCAATATTTGCCTATACTGGCACTAGCATGAGATTAAGCTCACAGCTTATTGCATTTTTATCTGTGATTGTTATCTATTTTCCTACAATGGGATATGGTGTCACATCAACATTTCTCTTCCAGGGAACTGGCAATGGAATTACTGCAATGTTTCAGACTATATTGAGGGAAACTGTATTTACACTTGGTTTTGCTATAATTCTAGCTGTGGTTTTAGGCTATGGGGAGTATGGAGCCTGGTGGGGAATTATTCTTGGAGAGTTGGTTGTAAATACTATAACTATGTTTTGGGCTGATTGGCATGTAAAACGCTTGATTAGGTCTAATAATTAA
- a CDS encoding M48 family metallopeptidase, giving the protein MQKDNSNQNNDLKQGISDSNQEKDLNHKTNNSNQNKDFNNRISNYNQEMGFKNKSNNSKQENDSKNDLDSNKNINPFKQKDDDFDKALDKNYLEEYNTQYYYSISQCTSLDNSSQGRLVSNILLNLIESLENYLLKIARIDYINSYFDWDFHLLNSSFENAFCMPGGKVLVYSGILSIADNEERIAYILAHEMAHALLNHPRDYIIVKDKEYNNVLLFKPFSLNQEFEADRLAMMILKWADYDIGNIPSFCQFLRGNYNKFNYFSTHPLSDDRLMNMESLIAEINNLKDDCFAPIIKNDRSNALIYTKRYAGSQYNDKDNEIEDRPKVFCTNCGYYEDSDAVFCSNCGSRMDDKSRCDRCGALIDPGDVFCTNCGNVLVDDYKCFNCGHKIKPGDVFCVNCGIKLIR; this is encoded by the coding sequence ATGCAAAAAGACAATTCTAATCAGAATAATGATTTAAAGCAGGGGATTAGTGATTCTAATCAAGAGAAGGATTTAAACCATAAGACCAATAATTCTAATCAAAATAAGGATTTTAATAATAGAATTAGCAATTATAATCAAGAAATGGGTTTTAAAAATAAATCCAATAATTCTAAACAAGAAAATGATTCGAAAAACGATTTAGATTCCAATAAAAACATAAATCCTTTTAAGCAAAAGGATGATGATTTTGATAAGGCCTTAGATAAAAACTACCTAGAAGAGTATAATACTCAGTACTACTACAGCATTAGCCAGTGCACTTCATTGGATAATAGCTCACAAGGTCGTTTAGTTTCAAACATCCTTCTTAATTTGATAGAGTCTCTTGAAAACTATCTTTTAAAGATAGCTAGAATTGATTATATTAACAGTTATTTTGATTGGGATTTTCATTTATTAAACAGCTCATTTGAAAATGCATTCTGCATGCCTGGTGGCAAGGTATTGGTTTACTCTGGCATATTGTCAATTGCCGATAATGAGGAAAGGATTGCATATATATTGGCTCATGAGATGGCTCATGCATTGCTTAATCATCCAAGGGATTATATTATTGTTAAGGATAAAGAATATAATAATGTTCTTTTATTTAAGCCATTTAGTCTTAATCAGGAGTTTGAGGCTGATAGATTAGCTATGATGATACTTAAATGGGCAGATTATGATATTGGCAATATTCCTTCATTCTGCCAGTTCCTTAGGGGAAACTATAATAAGTTTAACTATTTTTCCACACATCCCTTAAGTGATGATAGGCTTATGAATATGGAAAGTCTGATTGCTGAGATAAATAATCTAAAGGACGATTGCTTTGCACCTATTATAAAGAATGATAGGTCTAATGCCCTTATTTATACAAAGAGATATGCTGGTTCTCAGTATAATGATAAAGATAATGAGATTGAGGATAGGCCAAAGGTATTTTGCACTAATTGCGGATACTATGAGGATTCCGATGCAGTCTTCTGTTCTAATTGCGGTTCTAGAATGGATGATAAGTCTAGATGTGATAGATGTGGGGCTCTAATCGATCCAGGGGATGTCTTTTGTACAAATTGTGGCAATGTATTGGTAGATGATTATAAATGTTTTAACTGTGGTCATAAAATAAAACCTGGTGATGTATTCTGTGTAAACTGTGGAATAAAGCTTATTAGGTAG
- a CDS encoding PaaI family thioesterase, with the protein MATFSSIEEAREFFKGDKFATNIGVQLDELEDDSCVCSLELCDDFRNAYGAVMGGAIFTLGDFAFAVLSNQLHRPTVGLQVSINYLSGAKGEKLIAKAHYKKNGRTTSVINVDIIDDTGREIAQFVGTGYKM; encoded by the coding sequence ATGGCAACTTTTAGTTCAATAGAAGAGGCAAGAGAGTTTTTTAAGGGAGATAAGTTTGCAACTAACATTGGAGTTCAATTGGATGAGCTTGAAGATGACTCCTGTGTATGCAGCTTAGAGCTATGTGATGATTTTAGAAATGCCTATGGTGCTGTAATGGGTGGAGCAATATTCACTCTTGGAGATTTTGCATTTGCAGTTTTATCTAATCAATTGCACAGACCTACTGTAGGATTGCAGGTAAGCATTAATTATTTAAGTGGAGCAAAAGGAGAAAAGCTCATTGCTAAGGCACATTATAAAAAGAATGGAAGAACTACTTCTGTAATCAATGTGGATATAATTGATGATACTGGAAGAGAGATAGCACAGTTTGTTGGAACTGGATATAAGATGTGA
- a CDS encoding oxidoreductase, protein MKDIFDECQFGEFKLKSRIIRTGGWERDTEDGGFLKPKVFDRYEKMAGNEVGLIVSEMFALDPKDRFYPYCANMNYKGFIKDYKQVTNLSHHFEVPILGQLAFFFFDDGTNQKAEPNDISLEGIRKLQAEVVMAAKKFSFAGFDGIQINMAHNFYLARFINPYFNQRTDDYGGSTEKRMRIVVEIIKLIKKMVGCHVSFRINAVDGRKGGMTLDESFKIAKILAEAGADSVQITARTISFKFGETGDHAFLSYADRMAKELDIPVILGGTLRDMKTMNEILNETDIEFLSLAKPFVAQQDFLSEWKENGDGVSRCRACNNCYGKKESNCFQFGDE, encoded by the coding sequence ATGAAGGACATATTTGATGAATGCCAGTTTGGCGAGTTTAAATTAAAAAGCAGAATTATCAGAACTGGCGGATGGGAAAGAGACACAGAAGACGGAGGCTTTTTAAAGCCAAAAGTCTTTGACAGATATGAAAAGATGGCTGGAAATGAGGTCGGCTTAATAGTCTCTGAAATGTTTGCACTTGACCCTAAGGACCGTTTTTATCCATACTGTGCAAACATGAACTATAAGGGATTCATTAAGGATTATAAACAGGTTACAAACCTATCACATCACTTTGAGGTTCCTATTTTAGGCCAGCTTGCTTTCTTCTTTTTTGATGATGGAACAAACCAGAAGGCAGAGCCAAATGACATAAGCCTTGAAGGAATAAGAAAGCTTCAGGCAGAGGTGGTTATGGCTGCCAAGAAGTTTTCATTTGCAGGCTTTGATGGAATTCAAATAAACATGGCTCATAACTTTTATCTTGCAAGATTCATCAATCCTTATTTTAACCAGAGAACCGATGATTATGGTGGAAGCACTGAAAAAAGAATGAGAATAGTTGTAGAGATTATAAAGCTTATAAAAAAGATGGTAGGATGTCATGTAAGCTTTAGAATCAATGCTGTTGATGGAAGAAAAGGTGGAATGACTCTTGATGAAAGCTTTAAGATAGCAAAGATTCTTGCTGAAGCCGGTGCAGATAGCGTTCAGATTACAGCTAGAACAATCTCCTTTAAGTTTGGAGAGACTGGAGACCACGCATTCCTTTCCTATGCCGATAGAATGGCAAAGGAATTGGATATTCCAGTAATATTAGGGGGCACCTTGCGAGATATGAAAACAATGAATGAGATCTTGAATGAGACAGATATTGAATTCTTATCACTTGCAAAGCCTTTTGTAGCTCAACAAGACTTCTTGAGCGAATGGAAGGAAAATGGTGATGGAGTTTCCAGATGCAGGGCTTGCAATAATTGTTATGGTAAAAAGGAGAGTAATTGTTTCCAGTTTGGTGATGAATGA
- a CDS encoding DapH/DapD/GlmU-related protein, whose protein sequence is MLELDKLLDIFNAGDTLVMDEEATDACNYYSAEAQKITCELNYQYNDFDKRRELFSKLINQELDDEFRVFTPFFTDFGKNIHLGKNVFINAGCKFQDQGGIYIGDDVLIGHNVVMATLNHDENPNNRANLIAAPIRIGNKVWIGSNATILPGVSIGDGAIIAAAAVVTKDVEENSIVAGVPAKFIRKVKTD, encoded by the coding sequence ATGTTAGAACTAGATAAACTTTTGGATATCTTTAATGCTGGAGATACATTGGTTATGGATGAGGAAGCTACAGATGCTTGCAATTACTATAGTGCCGAAGCACAGAAGATTACTTGCGAATTAAATTATCAATATAATGACTTTGATAAAAGAAGAGAATTGTTCTCCAAACTCATCAATCAGGAGCTGGATGATGAATTCAGGGTTTTTACACCCTTCTTTACAGATTTTGGTAAAAACATACATCTGGGAAAGAATGTCTTCATCAATGCAGGATGCAAGTTCCAGGATCAGGGAGGAATATATATTGGAGATGATGTGCTTATAGGCCATAATGTGGTTATGGCTACCTTAAATCATGATGAAAATCCTAATAATCGTGCTAATTTGATTGCAGCTCCAATAAGGATTGGAAATAAGGTTTGGATAGGTTCAAATGCAACCATTCTTCCAGGAGTTAGCATTGGTGATGGAGCAATCATTGCAGCAGCTGCAGTGGTTACAAAGGATGTAGAGGAAAACTCCATAGTTGCTGGAGTTCCAGCTAAGTTTATTAGGAAGGTTAAAACGGATTAA
- a CDS encoding alanine/glycine:cation symporter family protein — protein MAGLNLIDSVMYYPILIIVMAIAGLYFTFKTRGVQIRLFLESIRILTEPPDEEGSISSLQAMLVSTASRVGTGNIIGVSTALCLGGPGACFWMWVMCIIGASSAFMESTLAQIYKRKDKEGVFYGGPAYYIEHGLHKHKLALLFCVFLLATYAVGFNMLCSFNLQSTFMEYPFYHPSITPIIIGAVLAIITCYCLLGGGKRIVSVTSTLVPVMGVSYVIICLIVILFNIQNVPVMFLLIFRDAFDFQSILGGVAGSCMVYGIKRGLYSNEAGVGSAPNASASADVSHPAKQGLAQTLSVYIDTLLLCTASALMCLSTGVVRDAAVSGAPYVQNAISSVFGWIGPIFITVAMILFAFTSLIGNLYYTNNVLMFMNNEKMPSKRFVHIFHIACSLIIFIGAIIPMDAAWAMADITMGGMTLINLPVCLLLSKAAIDCLKDYERQKKMGLKPVFKASSIGLNEEELDWWK, from the coding sequence GTGGCTGGTTTAAATCTGATTGATAGTGTAATGTATTACCCTATTCTAATTATCGTTATGGCAATTGCAGGACTCTACTTTACTTTTAAAACAAGAGGAGTCCAGATAAGATTATTTTTAGAGTCCATAAGAATCCTTACGGAGCCTCCGGATGAGGAAGGCAGCATATCTTCCCTTCAGGCAATGCTTGTCTCCACAGCTTCAAGGGTAGGAACAGGCAATATCATAGGGGTCTCCACTGCATTATGTCTGGGAGGTCCCGGCGCATGCTTCTGGATGTGGGTGATGTGTATCATCGGAGCATCATCTGCATTCATGGAAAGTACACTTGCTCAGATTTATAAAAGAAAGGACAAGGAGGGGGTCTTCTATGGAGGTCCTGCATATTATATAGAGCATGGTCTTCATAAGCATAAATTGGCTCTGCTCTTTTGCGTATTTCTCCTTGCTACATATGCCGTAGGATTCAATATGCTTTGCTCCTTTAACCTTCAGTCAACATTCATGGAATATCCGTTCTATCATCCAAGCATAACTCCGATTATCATAGGTGCCGTGCTTGCCATTATCACCTGCTACTGCTTACTTGGAGGGGGAAAAAGGATTGTCAGTGTCACAAGCACACTTGTTCCGGTTATGGGAGTTTCCTATGTCATCATATGTTTGATTGTGATTCTTTTCAACATTCAAAACGTGCCAGTTATGTTTCTTTTAATCTTTAGGGATGCATTTGATTTCCAGTCCATCCTTGGAGGGGTTGCAGGATCATGTATGGTTTATGGGATAAAAAGAGGATTGTACTCAAATGAGGCAGGTGTAGGTTCAGCCCCTAACGCTTCAGCTTCTGCAGATGTATCCCACCCTGCAAAACAGGGATTGGCTCAGACACTATCTGTATATATTGACACCCTTCTTCTTTGTACAGCCTCTGCATTGATGTGCCTGTCCACTGGAGTGGTAAGGGATGCGGCGGTTTCCGGTGCTCCATATGTCCAAAACGCCATTTCATCTGTCTTTGGATGGATAGGCCCTATATTCATTACAGTTGCTATGATTCTTTTTGCATTTACAAGCCTGATTGGAAACCTTTATTATACAAATAATGTCTTAATGTTCATGAACAATGAGAAGATGCCTTCAAAGAGATTCGTGCACATATTTCATATTGCATGCTCATTGATTATTTTCATTGGAGCAATCATTCCAATGGATGCCGCATGGGCTATGGCCGACATTACAATGGGTGGAATGACTTTGATAAACCTTCCTGTTTGTTTGCTTTTAAGCAAGGCAGCTATAGATTGTCTTAAGGATTATGAAAGGCAGAAGAAGATGGGACTTAAGCCAGTATTTAAGGCAAGTTCGATCGGACTAAATGAAGAAGAGCTAGATTGGTGGAAGTAA